From the Octopus sinensis linkage group LG28, ASM634580v1, whole genome shotgun sequence genome, one window contains:
- the LOC115225601 gene encoding zinc finger protein OZF-like isoform X1 produces the protein MEDGNHSDTSNTDISGNIDSVKQTSGAEEPLSHGKKPLSDNESSLQRTINCEICGESFVNCSNLKKHKRLHAGERPLRYEISGKSLNRESHLVVHKRSHTEEKPFRCEICGKKFVDESTLNAHEEIHTEEKLYNCEICGKSFVDKCYLKIHKKMHTGEKCFSCQTCGKLFSHNSRLVDHVRSHTGEKPYSCETCGKSFAYKYPLIIHKRSHTGEKPFCCEICGKSFASNRSVTYHNRIHTGEKPFQCITCGKSFVTSSALRIHKRIHTGERPYPCDLCGKCFINRSTLVTHMKSHMKVKTYHCETCGKSFTKNSLFTLHKRKHTREKLHNCDTCGKSFAKNYLLTLHKRKHSREKLHDCETCGKSFINNSQLVGHKRVHTGEKPFHCETCGKNYSSRSNLTKHKLQHSGKKEFHCELCGKSYFNNCDLKRHKIKHDGEKTFHCEICGKSFFDNCNLIVHVRTHTGERPCFCDICGKAFTCSSHLNRHKRGHSGERPYHCDICEKSFVILSDLTQHKRKKHFEKALEL, from the exons ATGGAGGATGGTAATCACTCAGACACTTCTAACACAGATATTTCTGGGAATATAGATTCGGTTAAACAGACATCTGGTGCTGAGGAACCATTATCTCATGGTAAGAAACCATTATCTGATAATGAAAGTTCATTACAGAGAACTATtaattgtgaaatttgtggggaatCTTTTGTAAATTGcagtaatttaaaaaaacacaaaaggttACACGCTGGGGAAAGACCACTTCGGTATGAAATCAGCGGAAAATCATTGAATCGGGAGTCTCATCTTGTTGTCCACAAACGTAGTCACACTGAGGAAAAACCTTTCCgctgtgaaatatgtggaaaaaaattTGTTGATGAAAGTACTTTGAATGCTCACGAGGAAATTCACACGGAAGAAAAACTTTACAactgtgaaatatgtggaaa ATCATTTGTGGATAAATGTTATTTAAAGATTCACAAAAAAATGCACACGGGCGAAAAATGTTTTTCGTGTCAGACATGTGGTAAATTATTCAGTCATAATTCTCGGCTTGTTGACCATGTACGAAGCCACACGGGAGAAAAGCCGTATTCTTGTGAAACATGTGGTAAGTCGTTCGCGTATAAGTATCCCCTTATTATTCATAAACGGAGCCACACCGGGGAAAAACCATTCTgctgtgaaatatgtggaaagTCCTTTGCCAGTAACCGATCCGTGACGTATCACAATAGAatccatactggagagaaaccgttTCAGTGCATCACATGTGGGAAATCTTTCGTGACTAGCAGCGCCTTAAGAATTCACAAACGAATACACACCGGAGAGAGACCTTACCCTTGTGATTTATGTGGGAAATGCTTCATTAATAGGTCAACGCTTGTTACTCATATGAAAAGCCACATGAAAGTAAAAACTTACCACTGCGAAACATGTGGTAAATCGTTTACAAAGAACTCCCTTTTTACGCTCCACAAGAGAAAACACACTCGGGAGAAGCTTCATAATTGTGACACATGTGGTAAATCTTTTGCTAAGAACTATCTTCTTACACTCCACAAAAGGAAACACTCGAGGGAGAAGCTTCACGATTGTGAAACATGTGGCAAATCTTTTATTAACAATTCGCAACTCGTTGGTCACAAAAGAGTCCACACCGGGGAAAAACCGTTCCACTGTGAAACGTGTGGGAAAAATTACTCTTCTAGAAGCAATTTGACAAAGCACAAACTCCAACACTCTGGGAAAAAAGAATTCCACTGCGAATTATGTGGTAAatcttattttaataattgtgatttgaaaagacacaaaataaaacatgatGGCGAAAAaacatttcactgtgaaatctgcgGAAAATCCTTCTTTGATAATTGTAACCTTATTGTTCACGTTCGTACTCACACAGGAGAAAGGCCCTGTTTTTGTGATATCTGCGGGAAAGCTTTTACCTGTAGTAGTCACCTGAACAGACATAAACGGGGTCACTCTGGAGAAAGGCCTTACCATTGTGACATCTGTGAGAAATCATTTGTAATTCTTAGCGATTTGACTCAACACAAACGTAAAAAACACTTTGAGAAAGCCTTAGAGTTATGA
- the LOC115225601 gene encoding zinc finger protein 726-like isoform X2 has translation MEDGNHSDTSNTDISGNIDSVKQTSGAEEPLSHGKKPLSDNESSLQRTINCEICGESFVNCSNLKKHKRLHAGERPLRYEISGKSLNRESHLVVHKRSHTEEKPFRCEICGKKFVDESTLNAHEEIHTEEKLYNCEICGKSFVEYYYLKAHKKRHSGEKPFSCQICGKLFAYNYLLVLHIRSHTGEKPYRCEICGKSYAYKSFLTKHKRTHSAEKSHHCETCGKLFANIYSLGVHKRLHTEGKRYTCEVCGRSFLNNSLLVGHKRVHTGDTPFHCEICGKSFLNNYLLVAHKRVHTGDKPSQCDICGKYFSSNSNLTRHKIIHVGKKEFHCEICGKSYFNNDDLKRHERIHNGEKTFHCEICGKSFFDNCNLIVHVRTHTGERPCFCDICGKAFTCSSHLNRHKRGHSGERPYHCDICEKSFVILSDLTQHKRKKHFEKALEL, from the exons ATGGAGGATGGTAATCACTCAGACACTTCTAACACAGATATTTCTGGGAATATAGATTCGGTTAAACAGACATCTGGTGCTGAGGAACCATTATCTCATGGTAAGAAACCATTATCTGATAATGAAAGTTCATTACAGAGAACTATtaattgtgaaatttgtggggaatCTTTTGTAAATTGcagtaatttaaaaaaacacaaaaggttACACGCTGGGGAAAGACCACTTCGGTATGAAATCAGCGGAAAATCATTGAATCGGGAGTCTCATCTTGTTGTCCACAAACGTAGTCACACTGAGGAAAAACCTTTCCgctgtgaaatatgtggaaaaaaattTGTTGATGAAAGTACTTTGAATGCTCACGAGGAAATTCACACGGAAGAAAAACTTTACAactgtgaaatatgtggaaagTCTTTTgtggaatattattatttaaaggccCACAAAAAGAGGCACAGCGGGGAAAAACCATTCTCCTGTCAAATATGCGGAAAATTATTCGCTTACAATTACCTCCTTGTCCTCCACATTCGTAGCCACACAGGTGAAAAACCCTACAGGTGTGAAATATGTGGAAAGTCTTATGCTTATAAGAGCTTCTTAACGAAACACAAGAGGACCCACAGCGCGGAAAAATCTCACCACTGTGAAACCTGTGGGAAAttatttgctaatatatattCTCTCGGAGTCCACAAGAGATTACACACCGAAGGTAAACGTTACACCTGTGAAGTCTGTGGGAGATCATTCTTGAATAATTCTCTCCTCGTTGGTCACAAGAGAGTTCACACTGGGGACacaccatttcactgtgaaatctgtggcaagTCCTTCCTAAATAATTATTTACTGGTTGCTCATAAAAGGGTCCACACAGGGGACAAACCCTcgcagtgtgatatttgtgggaaaTATTTCTCCTCAAACAGTAATTTAACCAGACACAAAATAATTCACGTTGGGAAAAAAGAATTCcactgtgaaatatgtggaaaatcttactttaataatgatgatttaaaaAGACACGAACGGATTCATA atGGCGAAAAaacatttcactgtgaaatctgcgGAAAATCCTTCTTTGATAATTGTAACCTTATTGTTCACGTTCGTACTCACACAGGAGAAAGGCCCTGTTTTTGTGATATCTGCGGGAAAGCTTTTACCTGTAGTAGTCACCTGAACAGACATAAACGGGGTCACTCTGGAGAAAGGCCTTACCATTGTGACATCTGTGAGAAATCATTTGTAATTCTTAGCGATTTGACTCAACACAAACGTAAAAAACACTTTGAGAAAGCCTTAGAGTTATGA